A DNA window from Enterobacter cloacae subsp. cloacae ATCC 13047 contains the following coding sequences:
- the sdiA gene encoding transcriptional regulator SdiA, with product MKDSDFFTWRRDCFLRFQALTSASEVYQELQRQTQALEFDYYALCLRHPVPFTRPRISVHATYPQRWMAQYQSENYFAIDPVLKPENFIQGHLPWTDELFADAEALWNGARDHGLRKGITQCLMLPNHALGFLSVSCTSVQAGAVTSEELELRLQMLLQMALTSLLRFEDEMVMPPEMKFSKREREILKWTAEGKTSAEIAIILSISENTVNFHQKNMQKKFNAPNKTQIACYAAATGLI from the coding sequence ATGAAGGATTCAGACTTTTTCACCTGGCGACGGGATTGCTTCCTCCGGTTTCAGGCACTGACCAGTGCCAGTGAGGTATATCAGGAACTACAGCGACAAACTCAGGCGCTCGAATTTGATTATTACGCACTCTGTCTACGCCATCCTGTGCCATTTACGCGCCCCAGGATATCTGTACACGCCACGTATCCACAACGGTGGATGGCGCAATATCAGTCAGAGAATTATTTCGCCATTGATCCGGTGCTCAAACCGGAGAATTTCATTCAGGGCCATTTACCCTGGACGGATGAATTATTCGCGGACGCTGAGGCATTATGGAATGGCGCACGCGACCATGGCTTGCGTAAGGGAATAACACAGTGCCTGATGCTGCCAAATCACGCGCTCGGTTTCCTGTCCGTTTCGTGTACCAGCGTTCAGGCGGGCGCGGTCACCAGCGAAGAATTAGAGCTGCGGTTGCAGATGCTGCTGCAAATGGCGTTAACCAGCCTGCTGCGTTTTGAAGATGAGATGGTGATGCCACCCGAAATGAAATTCAGCAAACGTGAGCGGGAAATTCTGAAATGGACTGCGGAAGGGAAGACATCAGCGGAAATAGCGATCATTCTCTCTATCTCGGAGAATACCGTTAACTTCCATCAGAAGAATATGCAGAAGAAATTCAACGCGCCAAACAAGACGCAGATTGCGTGTTACGCGGCGGCGACAGGGTTAATCTGA
- the tcyN gene encoding L-cystine ABC transporter ATP-binding protein TcyN: MSAIDVKNLVKKFHGQTVLHGIDLEVEQGEVVAIIGPSGSGKTTLLRSINLLEQPEGGTIRVGEITIDTGKSISQQKGLIRQLRQHVGFVFQSFNLFPHRTVLENIIEGPVIVKGEPKEEATARARELLAKVGLAGKETSYPRRLSGGQQQRVAIARALAMRPDVILFDEPTSALDPELVGEVLNTIRQLAQEKRTMVIVTHEMSFARDVADRAIFMDQGRIVEQGPAKSLFANPQQPRTRQFLEKFLMQ, from the coding sequence ATGAGTGCTATCGACGTTAAAAACCTGGTGAAGAAATTCCACGGGCAAACGGTGCTCCACGGGATCGATCTGGAGGTGGAGCAGGGTGAAGTGGTGGCGATTATCGGCCCGAGCGGCTCAGGAAAAACCACGCTGCTGCGCAGCATTAACCTGCTTGAACAGCCGGAGGGAGGCACCATTCGGGTTGGGGAAATCACCATTGATACCGGTAAATCAATCAGCCAGCAAAAAGGCCTGATCCGCCAGCTGCGCCAGCACGTGGGGTTTGTTTTCCAGAGCTTCAATCTGTTCCCGCACCGGACGGTGCTGGAGAACATTATTGAAGGTCCGGTGATTGTGAAAGGTGAACCAAAAGAGGAAGCCACGGCACGCGCGCGTGAACTGCTTGCCAAAGTGGGGCTGGCAGGGAAAGAGACCAGCTATCCGCGTCGTCTTTCGGGCGGGCAACAGCAACGTGTGGCGATAGCCCGCGCGCTGGCAATGCGCCCGGATGTGATCCTCTTTGACGAACCCACTTCTGCGCTTGATCCTGAGCTGGTGGGCGAGGTGCTTAACACTATTCGTCAGCTGGCACAGGAAAAACGCACCATGGTCATTGTGACTCACGAAATGAGCTTTGCCCGTGACGTCGCCGACCGGGCTATTTTCATGGATCAAGGACGGATTGTGGAGCAGGGGCCGGCAAAAAGTTTATTTGCCAACCCGCAGCAGCCGCGAACCCGTCAATTCCTTGAAAAATTCCTTATGCAGTAG
- a CDS encoding Hcp family type VI secretion system effector produces the protein MAIPAYLWLKDDGGANITGSVDVQHREGSIEVLGFGHGLHLPTDSATGKITGTRVHSALNFEKEFDSSSPYLYKAVAHGQTLQSAEFKWYRINDAGQEVEYFNMYLEGVKVVSVCPVMHDVKDPTTEKHNHLESISLRYERITWKHCDGNIIFTDSWADR, from the coding sequence ATGGCTATACCCGCATATCTTTGGCTTAAAGATGACGGCGGTGCAAACATTACAGGTTCTGTAGATGTTCAGCACCGTGAAGGTAGTATTGAAGTTCTTGGATTTGGACATGGTTTGCACCTTCCTACTGATAGCGCAACCGGAAAAATCACAGGTACACGAGTTCACTCCGCATTAAATTTTGAAAAAGAATTCGATTCATCAAGCCCATATCTTTATAAAGCTGTGGCGCATGGGCAAACGTTACAATCAGCGGAATTTAAGTGGTACAGAATTAACGACGCTGGGCAGGAAGTTGAATACTTCAATATGTATCTTGAAGGGGTAAAGGTAGTGTCTGTATGCCCCGTCATGCACGATGTGAAAGATCCTACGACTGAAAAGCACAACCATCTTGAAAGCATATCTTTGCGTTATGAACGCATAACCTGGAAGCACTGCGACGGCAATATTATTTTTACTGATTCTTGGGCAGACAGATGA
- a CDS encoding DUF2778 domain-containing protein, translated as MIRCYFHMNNGQLSSLSCPGVGFFAAYSGNKGKHRNNPDSIAIAKRGPLPPGNYYIVVRSRGNLKNRTSNWMKSIRSGSDRDLWFALLREDERIDDTTFINKVERGSFRLHPAGSSGNSDGCITLVSLNDYMVLWRALVRTPSTMITPQLRAFGTIQVY; from the coding sequence ATGATCCGTTGCTATTTTCATATGAATAATGGGCAGCTATCGTCACTAAGTTGTCCTGGTGTGGGTTTTTTCGCCGCCTATTCAGGCAATAAAGGGAAGCACAGAAACAACCCAGATTCTATAGCAATCGCCAAAAGGGGGCCTCTTCCTCCGGGTAATTATTACATTGTTGTAAGATCTCGGGGTAATCTTAAAAACCGTACCAGCAATTGGATGAAATCAATTCGAAGCGGATCGGACCGTGACTTATGGTTTGCACTCTTGCGTGAAGATGAACGGATTGATGACACTACTTTTATAAATAAAGTTGAGCGAGGATCATTTCGTCTACACCCGGCAGGAAGCAGTGGCAACAGTGACGGGTGTATAACGCTTGTCTCTCTCAATGATTATATGGTGCTTTGGAGAGCGCTTGTCAGAACCCCATCAACGATGATCACCCCTCAACTACGTGCATTTGGCACTATACAGGTCTACTGA
- the uvrY gene encoding UvrY/SirA/GacA family response regulator transcription factor, whose translation MINVLLVDDHELVRAGIRRILEDIKGIKVAGEACCGEDAVKWCRTNSADVVLMDMNMPGIGGLEATRKIARTFVDTKVIMLTVHTENPLPAKVMQAGAAGYLSKGAAPQEVVNAIRSVFAGQRYIASDIAQQMALSQIEPEKTESPFASLSERELQIMLMITKGQKVNEISEQLNLSPKTVNSYRYRMFSKLNIHGDVELTHLAIRHGLCNAETLLSQ comes from the coding sequence TTGATCAACGTCCTTCTTGTTGATGACCACGAACTGGTGCGCGCAGGGATACGACGCATTCTTGAAGATATAAAAGGTATTAAAGTTGCCGGTGAGGCGTGCTGTGGCGAAGATGCCGTTAAATGGTGCCGCACCAATTCAGCCGATGTGGTGCTGATGGATATGAACATGCCCGGTATCGGTGGGCTTGAAGCAACACGCAAAATCGCGCGTACCTTTGTTGACACAAAAGTCATCATGCTGACCGTACATACCGAAAACCCGCTTCCTGCGAAGGTGATGCAGGCAGGGGCGGCAGGTTACCTCAGTAAAGGCGCCGCGCCGCAGGAAGTGGTGAACGCGATTCGTTCCGTCTTTGCCGGCCAGCGTTACATTGCTTCCGACATTGCGCAACAAATGGCGCTGAGCCAGATTGAGCCGGAGAAAACCGAATCTCCGTTTGCCAGTTTGTCTGAGCGTGAATTGCAGATTATGCTGATGATCACCAAAGGCCAGAAGGTAAATGAGATCTCGGAGCAACTGAATCTCAGCCCGAAAACGGTGAACAGCTATCGTTATCGGATGTTCAGTAAACTGAACATCCACGGTGATGTTGAACTGACTCATCTTGCCATCCGTCATGGTCTGTGTAATGCGGAGACGTTATTAAGTCAGTGA
- the pgsA gene encoding CDP-diacylglycerol--glycerol-3-phosphate 3-phosphatidyltransferase yields the protein MQYNIPTLLTLFRVVLIPFFVLAFYLPFVWAPFACALIFLVAAVTDWFDGYLARRWNQSTRFGAFLDPVADKVMVAIAMVLVAEHYHTWWVTLPAATMIGREIIISALREWMAELGKRSSVAVSWIGKVKTTAQMAALVWMLWRPNAWVEWAGIGLLWVAAVLTLWSMLQYLNAARGDLLEQ from the coding sequence ATGCAATATAACATCCCTACGTTGCTCACTCTCTTTCGCGTCGTGCTTATCCCGTTCTTTGTACTCGCGTTTTATCTGCCGTTTGTCTGGGCCCCTTTTGCCTGTGCGCTGATTTTCCTGGTTGCCGCGGTCACCGACTGGTTTGATGGTTATCTGGCGCGCCGCTGGAACCAAAGCACCCGTTTTGGTGCTTTCCTCGATCCGGTGGCCGATAAAGTGATGGTGGCTATTGCCATGGTGCTGGTGGCTGAACATTACCATACCTGGTGGGTGACACTGCCAGCCGCCACCATGATTGGACGCGAGATCATCATCTCTGCACTGCGTGAATGGATGGCTGAACTGGGTAAACGCAGCAGCGTGGCGGTATCCTGGATCGGTAAAGTGAAAACCACCGCGCAAATGGCGGCGCTGGTCTGGATGCTGTGGCGTCCGAACGCCTGGGTAGAGTGGGCGGGAATCGGCCTGCTGTGGGTTGCCGCGGTGCTGACCCTGTGGTCAATGCTGCAATATTTGAACGCGGCGCGCGGAGATTTGCTTGAACAGTGA
- a CDS encoding DUF2594 family protein, which yields MSTPEFATAENSQELAQEVNCLKALLTLMLQAMGQADAGRVIIKMEKQIAQMENQAESAVFANTVKQIKQAYRQ from the coding sequence ATGAGCACACCTGAATTTGCAACTGCGGAGAATAGCCAGGAACTGGCCCAGGAAGTCAACTGCCTGAAAGCCCTGCTGACGCTGATGTTACAGGCAATGGGTCAGGCTGACGCCGGACGTGTGATCATTAAAATGGAAAAGCAAATCGCGCAGATGGAAAACCAGGCTGAGTCAGCGGTATTTGCCAATACCGTTAAGCAAATTAAACAAGCCTACCGTCAGTAA
- the uvrC gene encoding excinuclease ABC subunit UvrC: MSDVFDSKAFLKTVTSQPGVYRMYDAGGTVIYVGKAKDLKKRLSSYFRSNLASRKTEALVALIQNIDVTVTHTETEALLLEHNYIKLYQPRYNVLLRDDKSYPFIFLSGDTHPRLAMHRGAKHAKGEYFGPFPNGYAVRETLALLQKIFPVRQCENSVYRNRSRPCLQYQIGRCLGPCVAGLVSEEEYAQQVEYVRLFLAGKDDQVLTQLIARMEKASAALEFEEAARIRDQIQAVRRVTEKQFVSNTGDDLDVIGVAFDAGLACVHVLFIRQGKVLGSRSYFPKVPGGTELGEVVETFVGQFYLQGSQMRTLPSEILLDFNLADKTLLADSLSELAGRRVNVQTKPRGDRARYLKLARTNAATALSTKLSQQSTVSQRLTALATLLKLPEVKRMECFDISHTMGEQTVASCVVFDANGPLRAEYRRYNITGITPGDDYAAMNQVLRRRYGKAIEESKIPDVILIDGGKGQLGQAKAVFESLDVSWDKNHPLLLGVAKGADRKAGLETLFFEPEGEGFSLPPDSPALHVIQHIRDESHDHAISGHRKKRAKVKNTSTLETIEGVGPKRRQMLLKYMGGLQGLLNASMEEIAKVPGISQGLAEKIYYSLKH, from the coding sequence GTGAGTGATGTATTTGATTCAAAAGCATTTCTGAAAACCGTGACCAGCCAGCCTGGCGTTTATCGCATGTATGACGCTGGCGGTACGGTTATCTACGTGGGGAAGGCGAAAGATCTCAAGAAACGCCTCTCCAGCTATTTTCGCAGCAACCTTGCCTCCCGTAAGACTGAAGCGCTGGTCGCGCTCATCCAGAATATTGATGTCACCGTCACCCATACGGAGACAGAAGCACTCCTGCTTGAGCACAACTATATTAAGCTCTATCAGCCGCGCTATAACGTTCTGCTCCGGGATGATAAATCCTACCCGTTTATTTTTCTGAGCGGCGATACCCATCCCCGGCTCGCGATGCACCGTGGTGCGAAACATGCGAAGGGTGAATACTTTGGGCCGTTTCCTAACGGCTATGCCGTGCGTGAGACGCTGGCGCTGCTGCAAAAAATCTTTCCTGTTCGTCAGTGCGAAAACAGTGTCTACCGTAACCGCTCGCGTCCGTGCCTGCAGTACCAGATTGGCCGCTGTCTGGGGCCCTGCGTCGCCGGGCTGGTGAGTGAAGAAGAGTACGCGCAGCAGGTTGAGTACGTGCGCCTGTTTTTAGCCGGTAAAGACGATCAGGTCCTGACCCAACTGATTGCCCGTATGGAGAAAGCCAGCGCCGCGCTGGAGTTTGAAGAGGCCGCGCGCATACGTGACCAGATTCAGGCGGTGCGCCGGGTGACGGAGAAACAGTTTGTTTCGAACACCGGTGACGATCTCGACGTGATCGGCGTTGCCTTTGATGCCGGTCTGGCCTGTGTGCATGTGCTGTTTATTCGTCAGGGCAAAGTGCTCGGCAGCCGCAGCTATTTCCCGAAAGTGCCAGGCGGTACGGAGCTGGGTGAAGTGGTTGAAACTTTTGTCGGCCAGTTTTATCTGCAGGGGAGCCAGATGCGCACGCTGCCGTCGGAGATCCTGCTTGATTTTAACCTTGCCGATAAAACCCTGCTGGCCGATTCCTTATCCGAGCTGGCGGGACGCCGGGTGAATGTCCAGACCAAACCGCGCGGCGACCGTGCGCGTTATCTGAAGCTGGCGCGTACCAATGCCGCGACAGCGCTCAGCACCAAACTTTCCCAGCAGTCGACGGTGAGCCAGCGTTTAACGGCTCTGGCGACGCTTCTGAAATTGCCGGAAGTGAAACGCATGGAATGTTTCGACATCAGCCATACCATGGGGGAGCAGACCGTTGCTTCCTGCGTGGTGTTCGATGCGAACGGTCCGCTGCGTGCTGAGTATCGTCGCTACAACATCACTGGGATCACCCCGGGGGATGACTATGCGGCAATGAATCAGGTGCTGCGTCGTCGCTATGGTAAAGCCATTGAAGAGAGCAAGATCCCGGATGTGATCCTGATTGACGGCGGAAAAGGGCAGCTCGGGCAGGCGAAGGCGGTCTTTGAATCCCTGGATGTCAGCTGGGATAAAAACCATCCCCTGCTGTTGGGGGTGGCAAAAGGGGCCGATCGTAAAGCCGGGCTGGAGACGCTGTTCTTCGAGCCGGAAGGTGAGGGCTTTAGCCTGCCGCCGGATTCCCCGGCGCTGCATGTTATTCAGCATATTCGCGATGAGTCACACGATCACGCCATTAGCGGTCACCGTAAAAAACGGGCGAAGGTGAAAAACACCAGCACGCTGGAGACCATTGAAGGCGTTGGGCCAAAACGTCGCCAGATGCTGCTGAAGTATATGGGCGGATTGCAAGGATTACTCAACGCCAGCATGGAGGAAATTGCAAAAGTGCCGGGTATTTCGCAAGGGCTGGCAGAAAAGATCTACTACTCGTTGAAACATTGA
- the tcyL gene encoding cystine ABC transporter permease, producing the protein MQESIQLVIDSLPFLLKGAVFTLQLSIGGMFFGLVLGFVLALMRMSPVWPVRWLARFYISVFRGTPLIAQLFMIYYGLPQFGIELDPIPAAMIGLSLNTAAYTSETLRAAISSIDKGQWEAAASIGMTPWQTLRRAILPQAARVALPPLSNSFISLVKDTSLAATIQVPELFRQAQLITSRTLEVFTMYLAASLIYWVMATVLSALQNYFENQLNRQERDPK; encoded by the coding sequence ATGCAAGAAAGTATTCAACTGGTTATCGATTCGCTGCCGTTCCTGCTGAAAGGCGCGGTGTTCACCTTACAGCTCAGTATTGGTGGCATGTTCTTCGGCCTGGTCCTCGGGTTTGTGCTGGCCTTAATGCGTATGTCGCCCGTCTGGCCGGTGCGCTGGCTGGCTCGCTTTTATATCTCTGTGTTTCGCGGCACGCCGCTTATCGCGCAGCTCTTTATGATCTACTACGGTTTACCGCAGTTCGGGATTGAACTGGACCCGATCCCGGCAGCGATGATTGGGCTGTCGCTTAATACGGCGGCGTATACCTCGGAAACCCTGCGTGCGGCAATTTCGTCGATTGATAAAGGGCAGTGGGAAGCCGCGGCCAGTATCGGTATGACACCGTGGCAAACCTTGCGCCGGGCCATTCTGCCGCAGGCGGCGCGGGTGGCGTTGCCGCCGCTCAGCAACAGCTTTATCAGCCTGGTGAAAGACACCTCGCTGGCGGCGACGATTCAGGTGCCGGAGCTGTTCCGTCAGGCGCAGCTTATCACCTCGCGCACGCTTGAAGTGTTTACCATGTATCTTGCTGCCTCGCTGATCTACTGGGTGATGGCAACGGTGCTGTCTGCCCTGCAAAACTATTTTGAAAACCAGCTTAACCGCCAGGAGCGTGATCCAAAATGA